A region of Calditerrivibrio nitroreducens DSM 19672 DNA encodes the following proteins:
- the cobI gene encoding precorrin-2 C(20)-methyltransferase: MRKLIHAIGLGPGDPESINLKALATLKNSDVVVTPESDKNGRSLAKEIVSKHISSSKIFTYYFPMNNDKNLLDKRYKELAEIIDNFLSEGKKVSYVTIGDLSIYSTFNYLEKKLKLFDIDVIKIPGIPSFIAAANRINESLVVKDEPFCVVELSNNLDKLDDLLSNFPTVVIMKVYKRLNELVAFVRNSNLVKKGFLIERATLPEERVFDLLTDDIPEEAGYLSTAILFSRVKDE, translated from the coding sequence ATGCGCAAATTAATTCATGCAATCGGTTTAGGTCCTGGAGATCCAGAGTCTATCAATTTGAAAGCTTTAGCTACTTTAAAAAATTCAGATGTTGTAGTTACTCCTGAATCAGATAAAAATGGCAGAAGTCTGGCAAAAGAGATCGTCAGCAAACATATTTCTTCTTCAAAAATTTTCACATATTATTTCCCTATGAATAACGATAAAAATTTACTTGATAAAAGATACAAAGAGTTAGCTGAAATTATAGATAATTTTTTATCTGAGGGGAAAAAAGTTTCTTATGTTACAATCGGCGATCTTTCCATATACAGTACTTTTAATTATCTTGAGAAAAAATTAAAACTCTTTGACATAGATGTAATTAAGATTCCTGGAATTCCATCATTTATTGCTGCTGCAAATAGAATTAACGAAAGTTTAGTGGTAAAAGATGAGCCTTTTTGCGTGGTGGAGCTTTCAAATAATTTAGATAAATTGGATGATTTATTAAGTAATTTCCCCACAGTAGTGATAATGAAAGTGTATAAAAGGTTAAATGAGCTTGTAGCTTTTGTTAGAAATAGTAATTTAGTAAAAAAAGGATTTTTGATAGAAAGGGCAACTCTACCAGAAGAGAGGGTTTTTGACCTATTAACAGATGATATACCTGAAGAAGCTGGTTATCTATCCACCGCAATACTTTTTAGCAGGGTTAAAGATGAATAA
- a CDS encoding precorrin-8X methylmutase encodes MNKGLSIEKESFDIIEQNVDLSKYSDEEKVVVKRVIHASGDFDFAKTIIFSHNWLTDSKKIIQKKPAVVCDVNMVKAGITEKYLKVSGLTTHCFISDEKIHELAILEGKTRAETSIEYAFKNFDNIIFVIGNAPTALLKVLELNSLYTDKNIFVVGFPVGFVKAEESKEILTKTDIPFITNKGTKGGSGIAAAAFNALIKVCFNV; translated from the coding sequence ATGAATAAAGGGTTATCAATAGAAAAAGAAAGCTTTGATATTATAGAGCAGAATGTTGATTTATCGAAATACAGTGATGAAGAAAAAGTTGTAGTAAAAAGGGTTATCCACGCATCAGGTGATTTTGATTTTGCTAAAACAATTATTTTTTCCCATAATTGGCTTACAGACTCTAAAAAAATTATTCAAAAAAAACCAGCAGTAGTATGCGATGTAAATATGGTAAAAGCTGGAATTACAGAAAAATATTTAAAAGTTAGTGGGCTAACAACACACTGCTTTATTTCCGATGAAAAGATTCATGAGCTTGCAATACTCGAGGGGAAAACCAGAGCTGAGACTTCTATTGAGTATGCTTTCAAAAACTTTGATAATATAATATTTGTCATTGGGAATGCTCCAACAGCTTTATTGAAGGTTTTAGAACTGAATAGTTTATATACCGATAAAAATATATTCGTTGTTGGATTTCCTGTGGGTTTTGTAAAAGCTGAAGAATCAAAGGAAATACTTACAAAAACTGATATACCATTTATAACAAATAAAGGGACAAAAGGTGGTAGTGGCATTGCTGCAGCAGCTTTTAATGCCCTGATAAAGGTATGTTTTAATGTGTAA
- the cobK gene encoding precorrin-6A reductase → MCKKILILGGTSDTEKYLNICSKNEFIISVATEYGYKIFSKKFGKDRVILKRFDEKSLEDFIKENSIYKIIDTTHPFAKEITKIAKDAANNLNIIYESMIRENEINITYEKLIYVNSLKEAITFLRENDFKKILLTIGSKMIKHFSFLNEKAHVRILPFEQSIKDVLEAGFDYDKIIAIQGPFSKDFNKAIIKEFEIELLVTKVSGQSGGYEEKVEACREMGIFCLAIKNW, encoded by the coding sequence ATGTGTAAAAAGATACTGATATTAGGTGGGACATCTGATACTGAAAAATATCTAAATATATGTAGTAAAAATGAGTTTATAATTTCTGTAGCCACTGAATATGGGTATAAAATCTTTTCTAAAAAGTTTGGTAAAGATAGAGTTATTTTAAAACGATTTGACGAAAAAAGTTTAGAAGATTTTATCAAAGAAAATAGTATTTATAAGATTATAGATACTACTCATCCTTTTGCTAAAGAGATTACAAAAATTGCTAAAGATGCTGCAAATAATTTAAATATAATATATGAATCGATGATAAGGGAAAATGAGATAAATATAACTTACGAGAAGTTGATATATGTAAATTCTTTAAAAGAAGCCATAACATTTTTAAGAGAGAATGATTTTAAAAAGATCCTGCTAACAATTGGTAGTAAAATGATAAAACATTTTTCATTCTTAAATGAAAAAGCTCATGTCAGAATACTCCCATTTGAACAATCGATAAAAGATGTATTGGAGGCTGGATTTGATTATGATAAAATTATAGCAATTCAGGGTCCATTCTCTAAAGATTTTAATAAAGCTATTATTAAGGAGTTTGAAATAGAGTTGTTGGTAACGAAAGTAAGTGGGCAATCTGGTGGTTATGAAGAAAAAGTAGAAGCCTGCAGGGAGATGGGGATTTTTTGTCTTGCTATTAAAAACTGGTAG
- a CDS encoding pyridoxal phosphate-dependent aminotransferase yields the protein MDNFSHGGNIYYYANLIGCNPNEIIDLSSNISPFVDENIFEFIKNQLSNLKNLPSSNAFILKEALAKKYDKDMENFVVGVGTSEIIKNLCLINSGNKALIIAPTYIDYEKYCKLYNLHTSFHFTSERRNFAINLQELDFSKFDITFICNPNNPTGYYIQKEEILKAAKLFENCLFVIDESYLPFMIDSDNASLLFEKTKNIIVLRSFSKIYGLAGLRIGYAFSFNKDNIREIEKHCLEWGVSSLSEVVGKYLLSLETDQIASKINEIKGYLYEELKCCNNIKPLPSSTNFLLIKLTHLNSEKVFNNLLSNKILIRDCKNIRGLDDLFIRVAIKDLDSMKYFLSVFKKLVGCKN from the coding sequence TTGGATAATTTCTCACATGGCGGTAATATATATTATTACGCTAACCTGATCGGATGTAATCCCAATGAGATCATTGATCTAAGTAGTAATATTTCCCCTTTTGTGGATGAAAATATATTTGAATTCATTAAAAATCAGCTATCAAATCTGAAAAATTTACCTTCCTCAAATGCTTTTATCCTAAAAGAAGCTCTTGCTAAAAAATATGATAAAGATATGGAAAATTTTGTTGTTGGTGTAGGAACAAGTGAAATTATAAAAAATTTATGTTTAATTAACAGTGGAAATAAAGCCCTGATAATAGCTCCAACATATATCGATTATGAAAAATATTGCAAACTTTATAACCTTCATACAAGTTTTCATTTTACCAGTGAAAGGAGGAATTTTGCTATTAATTTACAAGAATTAGATTTTTCAAAATTCGACATAACTTTCATTTGCAATCCAAACAATCCCACAGGTTACTATATACAAAAAGAGGAAATATTAAAGGCAGCTAAACTGTTTGAAAACTGCTTATTCGTTATTGATGAATCGTATCTGCCATTTATGATCGATAGTGATAATGCAAGTTTACTTTTTGAAAAAACTAAAAACATTATTGTATTAAGGTCATTTTCAAAAATTTACGGACTTGCGGGTCTAAGAATCGGCTATGCTTTCTCTTTTAATAAAGATAATATCAGAGAAATTGAAAAGCATTGTCTCGAATGGGGAGTAAGTAGTCTAAGTGAGGTAGTGGGAAAATACCTTCTTTCATTAGAAACAGATCAAATTGCATCAAAAATTAATGAAATTAAGGGGTATCTATATGAAGAATTAAAATGTTGTAATAACATTAAGCCGTTACCATCCTCTACAAATTTCCTTCTAATAAAATTAACTCATCTAAATAGTGAAAAGGTTTTCAATAATCTTTTATCAAATAAAATTTTAATCAGAGATTGCAAGAACATTAGAGGGCTTGATGACTTATTTATTAGAGTTGCAATAAAAGATTTAGATTCTATGAAATATTTCTTAAGTGTTTTTAAAAAGTTAGTGGGGTGTAAAAATTAA
- a CDS encoding cobyric acid synthase codes for MVQGTSSNVGKSIITAGICRMLANKGYKVAPFKAQNMALNSGVTFDGLEMGRAQILQAEACKILPDVRMNPILLKPTGDGKSQIIRLGKPYKTVSYKDYYQIYEENLKIVKEAFYSLSKEFDIIVLEGAGSPAEINLQKFDIVNMKMAEIARAKVYIVGDIDRGGVFAAFKGTYDLIQPHYKKFVKGFIINKFRGDLSLLKPGIDGFKDFCDIPIIGVIPYFEHNLEDEDSQNLFTKKNKKSGEILLNIGIIRLPYMSNFTDFQCLENIEKINVEYFTKPENSESYDLIIIPGSKNTISDMDYLLKTGFYEQIKKLYGKKWIMGICGGFQMLGKKIIDSLNVENKGEIEGFGFIDMITEMKEEKVLKIGEYLPANDFLNKSICGYEIHHGNTIINDRDVIDMLENESLLVFNKEKRIIGTYLHGIFENSNFLQFIFNLFNKQIEINKTYKVIKEETLDKLANLIEKNLLGDIIND; via the coding sequence ATGGTTCAGGGCACCAGTTCCAATGTGGGTAAAAGCATTATAACAGCAGGAATCTGTAGAATGCTTGCAAATAAAGGTTACAAAGTTGCCCCTTTTAAAGCGCAAAATATGGCATTAAATTCTGGAGTGACTTTTGATGGGTTAGAAATGGGTCGAGCTCAGATATTGCAGGCTGAAGCATGCAAGATTTTACCAGATGTAAGGATGAACCCTATTTTACTAAAGCCCACAGGGGATGGTAAATCACAGATAATTAGACTTGGAAAACCTTATAAAACCGTTTCTTACAAAGACTATTATCAAATTTATGAAGAAAACCTAAAAATAGTAAAAGAAGCATTTTATTCATTATCAAAGGAGTTTGACATAATTGTATTGGAAGGGGCAGGCTCACCTGCAGAAATTAACCTCCAAAAATTTGATATAGTAAATATGAAAATGGCAGAGATTGCCCGTGCGAAGGTTTATATAGTGGGTGATATCGATAGAGGGGGTGTATTTGCTGCATTTAAGGGCACCTATGATTTAATACAGCCTCATTACAAAAAATTTGTTAAAGGGTTTATTATCAATAAATTTAGAGGGGATCTATCTCTTCTAAAACCTGGTATCGATGGGTTTAAAGATTTTTGTGACATACCGATAATAGGTGTTATTCCATATTTTGAGCACAATTTAGAAGATGAAGATTCGCAAAATCTTTTTACGAAGAAAAACAAAAAAAGTGGTGAAATATTATTGAATATTGGAATAATAAGATTACCCTACATGTCTAATTTTACTGACTTCCAATGTCTTGAAAATATTGAAAAAATCAATGTAGAGTATTTTACAAAACCTGAAAACTCAGAAAGTTATGATTTAATTATCATACCAGGTTCTAAAAATACCATCTCCGATATGGATTATCTGTTAAAAACAGGTTTTTATGAGCAGATTAAAAAATTATATGGTAAAAAATGGATTATGGGAATTTGTGGTGGTTTTCAAATGCTTGGTAAAAAAATTATTGATAGTTTAAATGTTGAAAATAAAGGTGAAATAGAAGGATTTGGCTTTATAGATATGATTACTGAAATGAAAGAAGAAAAAGTATTGAAAATAGGTGAATATCTACCAGCAAATGATTTCTTAAATAAAAGTATCTGTGGATATGAAATACATCATGGGAATACGATTATTAATGATAGGGATGTAATAGATATGTTGGAAAATGAATCTTTACTCGTCTTTAATAAGGAAAAAAGAATAATTGGCACTTATTTACATGGGATTTTTGAAAATTCTAATTTTTTACAGTTTATTTTCAACCTGTTTAACAAACAGATAGAAATAAACAAAACATATAAAGTGATAAAAGAAGAAACATTGGACAAACTTGCAAATTTAATTGAAAAGAACCTCCTTGGGGACATTATTAATGACTAA
- the cbiB gene encoding adenosylcobinamide-phosphate synthase CbiB, with protein sequence MTNILVLAILIDIVFGELPNKIHPVAIIGKLISVYENIFYNLKNKFLGGFLLFISTHITIITVIFFLLKILKSNYLLFPLKVFIVYSLISVRGMIDHAMKIYQALSIDINLAKENLKLIVSRDVDAMNEQDIIKSSIESIAENFCDAFFAPIFYGVIFGIYGIIFYRVTNTLDAMVGYKNEKYMEFGKFSARSDDILNFIPARLQLIILLPVSQILFKNGLNSLEIYKKFRNTLSSPNSGCGISLFAGALNITLGGDTYYFGKLVNKPLITGGGDLLTKQKLLDAIFLYLYSAIFTVLLIIIFQLLWSQNVPFNL encoded by the coding sequence ATGACTAACATATTGGTGTTAGCAATTCTGATAGATATAGTCTTTGGTGAGCTACCAAATAAAATCCATCCTGTGGCAATTATCGGTAAGTTAATATCAGTGTATGAGAATATTTTTTACAACCTCAAAAACAAATTTTTAGGTGGTTTTCTACTGTTCATCTCAACACATATTACAATAATTACTGTCATCTTTTTCCTGTTAAAGATTTTAAAATCAAATTATCTACTATTTCCCCTTAAGGTCTTTATTGTATACTCTTTAATTTCTGTTAGGGGGATGATAGACCATGCAATGAAAATTTATCAAGCTTTATCGATTGACATCAATTTAGCAAAAGAAAATTTGAAACTAATTGTTAGCAGAGATGTAGACGCAATGAACGAACAGGATATTATAAAATCATCGATTGAATCCATAGCAGAAAATTTCTGTGACGCTTTTTTTGCGCCTATTTTTTATGGAGTAATTTTTGGTATTTATGGTATTATTTTTTATAGAGTTACAAACACATTGGATGCGATGGTTGGGTATAAAAATGAAAAATATATGGAATTTGGTAAATTTTCTGCCAGAAGCGATGATATTCTAAACTTTATACCAGCAAGATTACAGTTGATTATTTTATTGCCAGTTTCACAAATTTTATTCAAAAATGGATTAAACTCATTGGAAATCTATAAAAAATTCAGAAATACATTATCAAGCCCAAACTCAGGATGTGGAATATCCCTTTTTGCAGGAGCACTAAATATAACTCTTGGAGGGGATACATATTATTTTGGCAAATTAGTAAATAAACCATTGATAACAGGTGGTGGCGATTTACTTACAAAACAAAAACTCCTGGATGCCATTTTCCTATATTTGTATAGTGCAATTTTTACTGTATTGCTTATTATTATTTTTCAATTATTATGGAGTCAAAATGTTCCCTTTAATCTTTAA
- a CDS encoding precorrin-2 dehydrogenase/sirohydrochlorin ferrochelatase family protein — MFPLIFKLSDKKLLFIGGGNIAKRKLLSILNQSNPEVTIISKELHPDIKKLLSTNKITWIKSSFKEELLKQKYDLAFICTDDKELNTKAALILKKIGTPTNICDNKELSDFFTPAIVSQDDIIISISTKGKSPAFAKQLKEVISKTLKELK, encoded by the coding sequence ATGTTCCCTTTAATCTTTAAATTATCTGATAAGAAATTACTTTTTATAGGCGGTGGAAATATTGCAAAAAGAAAACTTTTATCTATTTTGAATCAATCAAACCCTGAAGTGACAATAATTTCCAAAGAATTACATCCGGATATAAAAAAGCTTTTATCAACGAATAAGATAACCTGGATAAAGTCAAGCTTTAAAGAGGAATTATTAAAACAAAAATACGATTTAGCTTTTATCTGCACAGATGATAAAGAATTAAATACAAAAGCAGCTTTAATTTTAAAAAAGATAGGAACTCCCACAAATATATGTGACAACAAAGAGTTATCAGATTTTTTTACTCCAGCAATTGTTTCTCAAGACGACATTATTATTTCAATCTCAACAAAAGGGAAATCGCCAGCTTTTGCAAAACAGTTAAAAGAGGTAATATCAAAAACCTTAAAAGAGTTAAAATGA
- the cbiD gene encoding cobalt-precorrin-5B (C(1))-methyltransferase CbiD → MKTGITTGTAATAAAKGALIYKLTGKIEKEVEVILPYGCSIKIPLIFKNNLVGVKKWSGDDPDVTDGIEIFASVRMLNENRIIIKGGEGVGIVTKPGLQIPVGEAAINPVPKKMIEKNLKTLLDNNQGVEVTIIVPEGREIAKNTFNKRLGIIDGISIIGTTGIVKPMSVDALIESFKCEIDVLIAQRYNFLWIVPGNIGEKCLLQENITPSVMVSNYFKESFEYLKDRNINEIGVAGHPGKIAKLAMGYFNTHSKNSPQANRFVKEVLNINHDFNTIEELCNSYSFDKIAYLVSKKIKEKFDFTKVSVKLFDMKCNKVGEYLE, encoded by the coding sequence ATGAAAACAGGGATAACAACAGGCACAGCAGCAACAGCAGCAGCTAAAGGCGCTTTAATCTATAAATTGACTGGAAAAATTGAGAAAGAGGTGGAAGTAATTTTACCTTATGGGTGCTCTATAAAAATTCCTCTAATTTTTAAAAATAATCTTGTGGGTGTAAAAAAATGGAGTGGAGATGACCCTGATGTCACAGATGGGATTGAGATTTTTGCATCTGTAAGGATGTTGAATGAAAACCGAATTATAATAAAAGGTGGAGAAGGTGTAGGTATTGTTACGAAACCTGGTTTACAGATACCTGTTGGTGAGGCCGCAATAAATCCAGTCCCCAAAAAAATGATAGAAAAAAATTTAAAAACTCTTTTAGACAATAATCAAGGAGTAGAAGTTACAATTATTGTGCCAGAGGGGAGAGAAATTGCTAAAAATACCTTTAATAAGAGGCTTGGAATAATAGATGGCATATCTATCATCGGGACAACTGGAATTGTGAAACCGATGAGTGTCGATGCCTTGATTGAAAGTTTTAAATGTGAAATTGATGTCTTGATTGCACAAAGATACAATTTTTTGTGGATAGTTCCTGGAAATATTGGGGAAAAATGTTTATTACAAGAGAATATTACGCCATCGGTTATGGTGAGTAACTATTTTAAAGAGTCTTTCGAGTATCTTAAAGATAGAAATATCAATGAGATAGGTGTAGCAGGACATCCAGGTAAAATAGCAAAGCTTGCCATGGGGTATTTTAATACGCATTCTAAAAATTCACCTCAGGCAAACCGATTTGTAAAAGAAGTTTTAAATATCAATCACGATTTTAATACAATAGAAGAGCTGTGTAACAGCTATTCGTTTGATAAGATAGCTTATTTAGTTAGCAAAAAAATAAAAGAAAAATTTGATTTTACAAAAGTATCGGTAAAATTATTTGATATGAAATGCAACAAAGTAGGAGAATATCTTGAATAA